Proteins encoded within one genomic window of Eurosta solidaginis isolate ZX-2024a chromosome 1, ASM4086904v1, whole genome shotgun sequence:
- the LOC137237932 gene encoding ATPase H(+)-transporting accessory protein 2-like isoform X1, translating to MFKRWIILTNFALILASAVAEDFLVINCPDSLQFEASPTVLRLGQVKFVYNAIVGAAATGVSTFSTFKIKNVFKLPHLAFLMVIKTDVEDKIYTDVTPVAVYPVEGRRPIINLLVYDKEITVYSLDIHSKEKKYTNLELQLLALKFTDAKLFVQELHDLLATGKAKLVKVNIKKQKFVSVHLDYKENILEFGRFKDTINKLKPLLKEYFFGVLVYGPDNANITAGNDTTITVIDGTELEHFNLSPTFDENYAVIFNIILWFSVAFGLALLVAIMSLINMDPGRNSIIYRMTAKRSKKNI from the exons ATGTTTAAACGTTGGATAATTTTAACGAATTTTGCTTTAATCTTAGCTTCAG CGGTTGCTGAAGATTTCCTTGTGATCAATTGTCCGGACTCGTTACAATTTGAGGCAAGCCCAACGGTATTGCGACTGGGGCAAGTTAAATTTGTGTATAATGCAATAGTGGGAGCAGCGGCAACGGGTGTGTCAACATTTTCtacattcaaaataaaaaatgttttcaagctACCACATTTGGCATTTTTAATGGTTATCAAGACAGATGTTGAAGATAAGATTTATACCGACGTGACCCCTGTTGCAGTTTATCCAGTTGAGGGTCGTAGACCAATAATAAATCTACTAGTCTATGATAAGGAGATAACTGTTTACAGCCTCGATATACATTCCAAGGAGAAAAAA TATACCAATCTTGAACTTCAATTGCTGGCTCTCAAGTTTACTGATGCCAAATTATTTGTTCAGGAACTGCACGATCTGTTAGCAACAGGCAAGGCAAAACTAGTTAAAGTTAATATAAAGAAACAGAAATTTGTATCAGTTCACTTGGATTACAAAGAAAATATACTCGAGTTCGGGAGATTCAAGGACACTATTAATAAATTGAAACCTTTATTGAAGGAGTACTTCTTCGGTGTATTGGTTTATGGACCGGATAATGCGAACATTACCGCTGGTAATGATACAACCATTACCGTTATTGATGGAACAGAATTG GAACATTTCAATCTATCACCAACCTTTGATGAAAACTACGCTGtaatattcaacataattctTTGGTTTTCGGTTGCGTTTGGTTTGGCGTTACTTGTTGCTATTATGTCCCTAATTAATATGGATCCCGGTAGAAACTCAATTATCTATCGCATGACTGCAAAACGTTCCAAGAAaaacatataa
- the LOC137237933 gene encoding collagenase-like, with product MKSLIVLSLLLCIASAFEIREPRNTQRERLESMVQNEVVSSRIANGQTAVAGQFPYQAGLLLYYGEDFHFCGGSLISEEWVLTAAHCTLNAVTVVVFLGSINHLDAIVQLEVYECDITIHSEFDIETARNDISLIKIPAVTCPPAIQPVSLPNRASRSQDYVRNTVVASGWGYTSDTPTSNSRVLQFAYFRVISNEVCARSYDSSIIDNGKICTATDNHIKLLSGDSGGPLVLTSSNIQIGIMSIVSVEGCETDLPPVYTRVTSYLDWIRDKTNIEI from the exons ATGAAATCGTTGATAGTTTTGTCGCTCCTACTATGCATCGCCTCGGCGTTTGAAATTCGGGAACCTAGAAATACACAACGTGAACGCTTGGAGTCTATGGTTCAAAATGAAGTTGTAAGTTCACGTATAGCAAATGGTCAAACGGCAGTTGCTGGTCAATTTCCTTATCAAGCtggtttgttattatattatggTGAAGATTTTCATTTTTGTGGTGGATCTCTAATAAGCGAAGAATGGGTGCTGACAGCTGCTCATTGTACTTTAAA TGCTGTGACGGTGGTGGTATTCTTAGGCAGCATCAATCACTTAGATGCCATTGTACAACTGGAGGTATACGAATGTGACATTACAATTCATTCCGAATTCGATATAGAAACTGCTAGAAATGATATATCTTTGATCAAAATTCCAGCTGTAACTTGTCCACCTGCCATTCAACCGGTGTCTCTACCAAATCGTGCTTCACGCTCTCAGGATTACGTTCGTAACACTGTAGTGGCTTCGGGATGGGGTTATACCTCTGATACACCCACATCAAATTCACGTGTTTTACAGTTTGCCTATTTTAGAGTGATCTCTAACGAAGTATGTGCTAGATCATATGATTCATCTATTATCGATAACGGAAAAATTTGTACTGCCACTGACAATCATATTAAACTTCTTAGTGGTGATTCTGGTGGCCCATTGGTGTTGACATCTTCAAATATTCAAATTGGTATTATGTCTATTGTTTCAGTGGAAGGATGTGAAACTGATTTACCACCTGTATATACTCGTGTCACTTCCTACTTGGATTGGATTCGAGATAAGACGAATATtgagatttaa